From the Amblyraja radiata isolate CabotCenter1 chromosome 14, sAmbRad1.1.pri, whole genome shotgun sequence genome, one window contains:
- the LOC116980501 gene encoding putative claudin-24 isoform X1 — protein sequence MDRGWYSIPSSPRRGTMCTYSRSSKEGMSRARSDLSPPPRVQVSEELSANKERMYTVVEPCLAGAKNALIEDGDNRMKSRSCVFQCVGFCLSFLGWMCSLATTVLRDWMSMNNDLLVTEEFFIGIWEACVAQEEGNVQCKAYDSIFTLPEDIQLARIFMCTSIAFGLLSLVLSLSGSTSVTCCGDDAKKGRLMVCGGVLAILAGVTTLIPVSYVAHLTVLKFWNTDIPDFVPRWEFGQALFVGWAGGFLLSLGGLLLIIAQCCFRKPKSKLQLKPPLQTARRQLWYKVEYV from the coding sequence GTATTCCATTCCAAGTTCCCCTCGAAGAGGCACCATGTGTACGTACAGTAGAAGCAGTAAAGAGGGAATGTCAAGAGCTCGCAGCGACCTCAGTCCTCCTCCTCGGGTTCAAGTTTCAGAAGAGCTGTCCGCTAATAAGGAGCGGATGTACACAGTCGTTGAGCCATGCCTTGCAGGAGCTAAAAATGCTTTAATTGAAGATGGGGACAACAGGATGAAGTCAAGAAGTTGTGTATTTCAATGTGTAGGATTTTGCCTATCGTTCCTTGGTTGGATGTGCTCTTTGGCAACCACGGTTCTACGCGATTGGATGTCAATGAACAACGACTTACTGGTGACAGAGGAGTTCTTCATTGGCATCTGGGAGGCGTGCGTTGCTCAAGAGGAAGGGAATGTCCAGTGCAAGGCCTACGATAGTATCTTCACACTACCAGAGGACATTCAACTGGCTCGAATCTTCATGTGCACGTCCATTGCCTTTGGCCTGCTGAGCTTGGTGCTCTCCCTGTCCGGGTCGACATCTGTCACCTGCTGTGGTGATGATGCCAAAAAGGGGAGGTTAATGGTCTGCGGTGGAGTCCTCGCTATTCTGGCTGGAGTTACGACCCTCATCCCGGTGTCCTACGTAGCGCACTTGACAGTGCTGAAGTTCTGGAATACTGACATTCCCGATTTTGTCCCACGTTGGGAGTTTGGCCAGGCTTTGTTTGTTGGTTGGGCTGGTGGCTTTCTCCTGTCGCTCGGTGGTCTTTTGCTGATCATTGCCCAGTGCTGCTTCAGAAAACCCAAGAGCAAGCTTCAACTGAAGCCACCATTACAAACTGCAAGGAGACAACTGTGGTATAAAGTGGAGTACGTCTAA
- the LOC116980501 gene encoding putative claudin-24 isoform X2 — protein sequence MCTYSRSSKEGMSRARSDLSPPPRVQVSEELSANKERMYTVVEPCLAGAKNALIEDGDNRMKSRSCVFQCVGFCLSFLGWMCSLATTVLRDWMSMNNDLLVTEEFFIGIWEACVAQEEGNVQCKAYDSIFTLPEDIQLARIFMCTSIAFGLLSLVLSLSGSTSVTCCGDDAKKGRLMVCGGVLAILAGVTTLIPVSYVAHLTVLKFWNTDIPDFVPRWEFGQALFVGWAGGFLLSLGGLLLIIAQCCFRKPKSKLQLKPPLQTARRQLWYKVEYV from the coding sequence ATGTGTACGTACAGTAGAAGCAGTAAAGAGGGAATGTCAAGAGCTCGCAGCGACCTCAGTCCTCCTCCTCGGGTTCAAGTTTCAGAAGAGCTGTCCGCTAATAAGGAGCGGATGTACACAGTCGTTGAGCCATGCCTTGCAGGAGCTAAAAATGCTTTAATTGAAGATGGGGACAACAGGATGAAGTCAAGAAGTTGTGTATTTCAATGTGTAGGATTTTGCCTATCGTTCCTTGGTTGGATGTGCTCTTTGGCAACCACGGTTCTACGCGATTGGATGTCAATGAACAACGACTTACTGGTGACAGAGGAGTTCTTCATTGGCATCTGGGAGGCGTGCGTTGCTCAAGAGGAAGGGAATGTCCAGTGCAAGGCCTACGATAGTATCTTCACACTACCAGAGGACATTCAACTGGCTCGAATCTTCATGTGCACGTCCATTGCCTTTGGCCTGCTGAGCTTGGTGCTCTCCCTGTCCGGGTCGACATCTGTCACCTGCTGTGGTGATGATGCCAAAAAGGGGAGGTTAATGGTCTGCGGTGGAGTCCTCGCTATTCTGGCTGGAGTTACGACCCTCATCCCGGTGTCCTACGTAGCGCACTTGACAGTGCTGAAGTTCTGGAATACTGACATTCCCGATTTTGTCCCACGTTGGGAGTTTGGCCAGGCTTTGTTTGTTGGTTGGGCTGGTGGCTTTCTCCTGTCGCTCGGTGGTCTTTTGCTGATCATTGCCCAGTGCTGCTTCAGAAAACCCAAGAGCAAGCTTCAACTGAAGCCACCATTACAAACTGCAAGGAGACAACTGTGGTATAAAGTGGAGTACGTCTAA